In one window of Pseudodesulfovibrio sediminis DNA:
- a CDS encoding NAD kinase: protein MNTTRKINKIACLASDTDKGQEGLELLSDRYTFVDIEEADALVALGGDGFILQTIHNNTDRDLPIYGMNRGTIGFLLNQFNPDNLLERLNKARKQTLNPLVMEATTVWGERHTALAFNEVALLRYSQQSANLRVLINGRERLDNLVCDGVMVATPAGSTAYNLSARGPIIPLGANVLALTPVCPFRPRRWNGALLPHSAVVEFEVLGADYRPVGATADSYEVRDIKHILVKEDKSKSVCVLFDPDHSLEERIFNEQFVH, encoded by the coding sequence ATGAACACCACCCGGAAGATCAACAAGATCGCCTGTCTGGCTTCGGACACGGACAAAGGCCAGGAAGGGCTTGAGCTCCTGTCCGACCGCTACACTTTCGTCGATATCGAGGAAGCAGACGCTTTGGTAGCGCTGGGTGGTGACGGGTTCATTCTCCAGACCATCCATAACAACACGGACCGCGACCTGCCCATTTACGGCATGAACCGGGGGACCATCGGCTTCCTGCTCAACCAGTTCAACCCGGACAACCTGCTGGAGCGCCTCAACAAGGCCCGAAAGCAAACGCTCAACCCGCTGGTCATGGAGGCAACGACGGTCTGGGGCGAACGCCATACAGCCCTCGCCTTTAACGAAGTAGCCCTGTTGCGCTACTCCCAGCAGTCGGCCAATCTCCGTGTCCTGATCAATGGCAGGGAACGGCTGGACAATCTGGTCTGCGACGGCGTCATGGTCGCCACTCCGGCCGGGAGCACGGCCTACAATCTTTCGGCGCGTGGCCCCATCATACCGCTGGGAGCCAACGTGCTCGCGCTGACACCGGTCTGTCCGTTCCGTCCCCGCCGCTGGAACGGGGCGCTTCTGCCGCACTCGGCAGTTGTGGAGTTCGAGGTCCTTGGCGCGGATTATCGCCCAGTGGGGGCAACGGCTGATTCCTACGAAGTCCGCGACATCAAACATATTCTTGTCAAGGAAGACAAATCCAAATCCGTCTGTGTCCTCTTTGACCCGGACCACTCGCTGGAAGAACGCATTTTCAACGAACAATTCGTCCACTAG
- a CDS encoding DEAD/DEAH box helicase yields MENENQTPETGTDEAKPETLFPEMAFEDLSDAMRAACDRAGWDKLMPVQQKALPYLIQGQDVMVQARTGSGKTGAFVLPLIEKLDASRPACQALIMVPTRELAQQVAQEATMLSGKDGLKVVAVYGGVGYKEQVDAFRNGVHLVVGTPGRILDHLMRRNLILDDLKVLLFDEADRMLSVGFYPDMVEVKRYLPRDLVGAFMFSATFPPSVLRLAEEFMHKPEFLNLSSDEENISSIAHQFVEVQAMGKERKLIKFIELENPASAIIFCNTKRNVEFTAALLSQFGFDAEGLTSDLTQKKREKLMAQIKAGELRFLVATDVAARGIDIPDLSHVFMMEPPEDPESYVHRAGRTGRAGASGTAITMVDVIQKMELERIASRFKITFEEIKDPTEEDVTAIIEERLTAILEKRFRKLTNIQKERVSRFLPLAKKYAEDEEALALLAMLLDDIYQPTLHGKPDEPQQKQEPSRPAKPKQMGREPRQAPSRTYRERQPQRSPKREEPRQEKREPKREETRQPRQEERPADNKPRDNAPKQSEGESKPKAKRRRRRRRRKPSGS; encoded by the coding sequence ATGGAAAACGAAAACCAAACCCCTGAGACAGGGACAGACGAGGCCAAACCGGAGACCCTGTTCCCGGAAATGGCCTTTGAAGACTTGTCCGATGCCATGCGGGCCGCCTGTGATCGCGCAGGCTGGGACAAACTGATGCCCGTACAGCAAAAAGCATTGCCGTATCTTATTCAGGGACAGGACGTCATGGTCCAGGCCCGGACCGGCTCCGGCAAAACCGGCGCATTCGTGCTGCCGCTCATTGAAAAACTCGATGCTTCCCGCCCGGCCTGTCAGGCCCTGATCATGGTCCCCACTCGCGAACTGGCCCAGCAGGTTGCTCAGGAAGCCACCATGCTGTCCGGCAAGGACGGCCTCAAGGTCGTGGCCGTTTATGGTGGCGTGGGCTACAAGGAACAGGTCGATGCCTTCCGCAACGGCGTTCACCTCGTTGTCGGCACCCCCGGGCGTATCCTGGACCACCTCATGCGCCGCAACCTTATCCTCGACGATCTCAAAGTATTGCTCTTTGACGAAGCCGACCGCATGCTCTCCGTCGGTTTCTACCCCGACATGGTGGAAGTAAAACGCTACCTGCCGCGCGATCTCGTGGGCGCGTTCATGTTCTCGGCCACCTTTCCCCCGTCCGTACTCCGGCTGGCGGAAGAATTCATGCACAAGCCTGAATTTTTGAACCTGTCCAGTGATGAAGAAAACATTTCATCCATCGCCCACCAGTTTGTGGAAGTGCAGGCCATGGGCAAGGAACGCAAACTCATCAAATTCATCGAGCTGGAAAACCCGGCATCCGCCATCATTTTCTGCAACACAAAGCGCAACGTTGAATTTACCGCCGCATTGCTCTCCCAGTTCGGGTTCGACGCCGAAGGACTGACGTCTGATCTAACCCAGAAGAAACGCGAAAAACTCATGGCCCAGATCAAGGCCGGCGAGTTGCGCTTCCTGGTTGCCACCGATGTGGCGGCGCGCGGCATCGACATTCCCGATCTCTCTCACGTCTTCATGATGGAGCCGCCGGAAGACCCGGAATCCTACGTGCACCGTGCCGGTCGCACAGGGCGCGCCGGAGCTTCGGGCACGGCCATCACCATGGTGGACGTCATCCAGAAGATGGAGTTGGAGCGTATCGCCTCCCGCTTCAAGATCACCTTTGAAGAAATCAAGGACCCCACTGAGGAAGATGTCACGGCCATTATCGAGGAGCGCCTCACAGCCATCCTTGAAAAACGGTTTCGCAAGCTGACCAATATCCAGAAGGAGCGGGTGTCCCGCTTCCTGCCTCTGGCCAAAAAGTATGCTGAAGATGAAGAAGCCCTGGCTCTGCTGGCCATGCTGCTGGACGACATTTACCAACCGACCCTGCACGGCAAACCGGACGAACCCCAACAAAAACAGGAACCGTCCAGACCAGCCAAACCTAAACAGATGGGTCGGGAACCACGTCAGGCGCCTAGCCGTACTTACCGTGAACGGCAGCCACAACGCAGCCCCAAACGCGAAGAACCGCGTCAGGAAAAACGTGAGCCCAAACGCGAGGAAACTCGGCAGCCACGGCAGGAAGAACGCCCGGCGGACAATAAGCCCCGCGACAACGCGCCCAAGCAGTCTGAAGGGGAGAGCAAGCCCAAGGCAAAAAGGCGCAGGCGACGGAGAAGAAGGAAACCCTCCGGCAGCTAG
- a CDS encoding methyl-accepting chemotaxis protein: protein MFKVKLRGQLIIPLLGIVILGVAVLQVFSYLKSSEIIEDEIIHSIERDQSAAVRAVDDWVDNMVGNLSNWSRNAQFAQAVQGDSQAVARVSVFTENALNDFPWYEALALVGQDGQVVAASPASYASLNVFDRGYFKTAMGGELGRSKPLISKATGSPIFVASAPIRATNGAVVGVLFAVIRINDLYDMILSPIKIGKNGYAFAIDSTGIIVGHPNKKFVMDLNISKSGYGQAMLKQRNGIYKYYFEEQKQWKTMVFGESEKAGWIVAVTAPLGELMSPLDSIRNSAIVGTLLMLLAVAGVVFFIVGLIAKATQSSVDILEKVAEGDLDISIPEKSLQKVDEMGDMSRALNMMTGKLAETMISINQATEEVASGSNELSVTSETLAEGANTQAANIEEVSSSVEQIVSSIRRNAENATQTQKIALQVANDAEIGGAAVLETVKAMKDIAERISVIEDIARQTNLLALNAAIEAARAGEHGKGFAVVAAEVRKLAEHSGNAAADISELSVSSVAIAEKAGEMLDKIIPDIKQTAELVDEIAAASNEQNSGASEINDSIQQLDRIIQSNASVSEEMSSTSQQLAGQSELLRSAVAFFRFNGQHNAGAIGADTHVRVVASPPLAALRGR from the coding sequence TTGTTTAAAGTAAAGTTGAGAGGGCAGCTTATTATTCCATTACTGGGGATTGTTATACTTGGAGTCGCTGTACTACAGGTGTTCAGCTACTTGAAATCTTCCGAAATTATTGAGGATGAAATCATTCATTCAATTGAACGAGACCAGAGCGCAGCGGTCAGAGCCGTTGATGATTGGGTCGACAATATGGTGGGCAACCTGTCCAACTGGAGTCGTAACGCACAGTTTGCCCAGGCTGTTCAAGGAGATTCGCAAGCAGTCGCCAGAGTGTCAGTCTTCACCGAAAATGCCTTGAATGACTTTCCCTGGTATGAAGCCCTTGCACTTGTGGGACAGGATGGGCAAGTGGTGGCTGCCAGCCCTGCAAGCTATGCCAGTCTCAATGTCTTTGATCGAGGGTATTTCAAAACCGCGATGGGAGGGGAGCTGGGCCGATCAAAACCACTTATCAGTAAAGCGACAGGGAGCCCAATCTTTGTCGCTTCTGCCCCGATCAGGGCAACAAACGGCGCTGTCGTCGGAGTATTGTTCGCTGTTATTCGTATCAATGATTTATATGACATGATCCTGTCTCCGATCAAGATCGGGAAAAATGGATATGCATTTGCCATTGACTCTACCGGAATTATTGTCGGACATCCCAACAAGAAATTTGTCATGGATCTCAATATCAGCAAATCCGGCTATGGCCAGGCCATGCTGAAACAACGGAACGGGATATATAAATACTATTTCGAAGAACAAAAGCAATGGAAGACCATGGTTTTTGGCGAGTCTGAAAAGGCGGGGTGGATTGTGGCTGTCACCGCGCCTCTCGGAGAGTTGATGAGTCCGTTGGACTCCATCAGAAATTCGGCAATTGTCGGGACATTGTTGATGCTGCTGGCTGTTGCCGGTGTCGTTTTCTTTATCGTTGGCCTTATTGCTAAGGCAACACAATCGTCTGTGGATATTCTCGAGAAGGTCGCGGAAGGCGATCTGGATATTTCCATCCCTGAAAAGAGCCTGCAGAAAGTGGACGAGATGGGCGATATGTCGCGTGCGCTGAATATGATGACGGGCAAACTCGCGGAAACCATGATCTCCATTAATCAAGCCACCGAAGAAGTGGCTTCAGGAAGCAATGAGCTTTCGGTGACGTCTGAGACGTTGGCTGAAGGAGCCAATACACAGGCTGCTAATATTGAGGAGGTTTCTTCCAGTGTGGAGCAGATAGTGAGCAGTATTCGTCGGAATGCAGAAAACGCGACCCAGACACAGAAGATCGCGTTACAGGTCGCAAACGACGCTGAAATTGGTGGCGCTGCCGTCTTGGAAACCGTGAAAGCCATGAAGGATATTGCCGAGAGGATCAGCGTGATCGAAGATATTGCCCGACAGACCAACCTGCTGGCTTTGAATGCGGCCATTGAAGCCGCACGAGCCGGTGAACATGGCAAGGGATTCGCCGTTGTCGCGGCAGAGGTGCGTAAACTCGCGGAGCATAGCGGCAATGCGGCGGCGGATATAAGCGAGCTGTCTGTTTCCAGCGTTGCAATAGCGGAAAAAGCCGGTGAAATGCTGGACAAGATCATTCCTGATATCAAGCAGACGGCTGAACTTGTGGATGAGATCGCTGCTGCGAGCAATGAACAGAATAGTGGCGCTTCAGAGATCAATGATTCGATTCAACAGCTGGATCGGATCATCCAATCCAATGCGTCCGTTTCTGAGGAGATGTCGTCCACAAGCCAGCAATTGGCTGGACAGAGTGAGTTGCTGCGTTCCGCTGTCGCCTTTTTCAGGTTTAATGGACAGCATAATGCTGGGGCGATAGGTGCTGACACCCATGTTCGTGTTGTGGCTTCGCCCCCTCTTGCTGCCCTTAGAGGGCGGTAG
- a CDS encoding EF-hand domain-containing protein, with translation MSISAIGSGSALGQMTGLSRSEKPSSDDIAASIFERDDADGDGLLNLDETPLDEERFNSIDTDGDGFITAKELTADIEANMAEGMPVAPPGAQEQAATATGSGSADSSSSSENEEEYDTYDLNEDGVVTLDELLQAFQSGDSSLKSVFESLGDGAVSSMTTRLAMEAYQAQMG, from the coding sequence ATGAGCATCTCAGCAATCGGCTCAGGGTCTGCTCTGGGACAGATGACAGGGCTATCCAGGAGCGAGAAACCAAGCTCGGATGACATTGCCGCGTCCATTTTCGAAAGGGATGACGCAGACGGTGACGGCCTGCTGAATCTCGATGAAACACCGCTGGATGAAGAGCGCTTCAATTCCATTGATACGGACGGTGACGGGTTCATCACTGCCAAGGAATTGACCGCTGACATTGAAGCAAACATGGCAGAAGGTATGCCTGTGGCACCTCCCGGCGCACAGGAACAGGCTGCGACGGCAACCGGTTCCGGTTCGGCAGACTCCTCCAGCAGCAGTGAAAACGAAGAGGAATACGACACGTATGATCTGAATGAAGATGGTGTTGTGACTCTCGACGAACTGCTTCAGGCATTCCAGAGTGGCGACTCCAGCCTCAAGTCCGTTTTCGAAAGCTTGGGTGATGGCGCCGTGTCCAGCATGACAACCCGCC